The segment CAGCGTCGGCGAGCTGAAAGACCTCGCTGACGTCGAGGAAGGGCCGCTCGGCCGTCTTGGCTGCCCCGGCGCCCTTGATTCGGCAGGGGTTGCGCTGGATCAGCTCGTCGTCGACTGCGGTGTTCATGATGGCGCGGAGGATCTGGTACGCCTTGGCGACCGTCGGCTCACCGACACCCGATTCCAGGAGGCTGGCACGCCAGCGGCGGATCTGAGGCGTGGTGATCTCACTCAGGACCACGTCCGTGAAGGTCGGCAGGACATGGAGGCGCAGCGCGCTGCCGCTGCGTTCGCGGGTGGTCGCCGCGTAGTCGCGTTCCTTGAACCAGGCGTCGGCGTACACCCCGAAGAGAACCTTGTCGTCTGGGCTCTTCCATTTGCCGTCGATGATCTCCGCTTCCTGGCGGACGAGCCAGCGATCGGCATCGGTCTGCGAGGCGAACGTCTCGGGGGCCGATCGTGTGATTCCGTCGGGCCCCTGATAGCGAGCCTGGAAACGCCCTGAGGGCAGCTTGCGCACCGCACCGAAGCGGCGACGCTTGCCCTTGCTGTTCGCCATCAGGCCACCGCCGCGAATCGTCGGCGATTGGCGATCGGTTGGACGGTGTGGGCGACGACGAATTCCTCTAAGGCCCGCTCAGGGATGCGGACATGCCGCCCCACCTTGACGAAGACGATCCGGCGTTCGGCGATGAGCCGACGCGGGAACCTCTCGGTGGTGCCAAGGAGTTCGGCGGCCTGGCCCACGGTCAGCAGTCGGTCGGTCATGCGGGTGCTCCTTCCAGGGCGAGTTGGTCGCGTAGGGCTTCGCGTGCGGTCTCACGGTTGAGCTGGATGTTCCGGGCGATGGAGGCGGCGAGGGCGGCTTCACCGGGGGAGTGGCCCTGGCCGGCGTAGGACCAGGAGGTGAGGACGAGGACGGTGTCCGGCTTGATGTCGTCGAGGCCGCGGGCGGCGCGTTCTTGGGTGGCGCGGTAGTCGGCGCGGGTCTGGCGGAGCTCGCCAAGGGTGGTGGAGTACTGCCGGGACTTGGTAGAGAAGTGGCCCCGGAAGCCGAGCATGTGGGCCCAGGCGAGGAGGCGGCGATCCGGGTAGAGCGGGTCGAGGTCGAAGCAGGCTTCGACAAGGCGGCGGGTGTGGTCGGGGACGCCGAGGAGGACCAGGGCCTCACGGTTGCCGACGCGGCGGTCGAGACTGCCGGTCGTCTCCGCAGCCTTGGTGGCGTACTTGGCGATGTAGGAGGCGACGGCCTGTTCGGTGATGTCCGAGCCGTCTCCGAACGCTTTCACGGGGCGGATGTCGAGCTGGGTGCCCCAGCGGAGGCGGCGGGTGGGGTGGTCGCCGATGGCAGGGACGGCGACGGTCGTGTACGCGTGGGTGGTGGCGGCGCGGATGGTGTCGGTGAGGCGTTCGGTGGTCGCCCACGACGGTGGCGGGGAGTCGGGACCGCCCGGGCCGTCGATGCGGATTACGGCGTGGAAGTGGACGGCGCCCCGCTTCTGGAACTCGGCGACCTTCCCGTACGAGATCCGGGCGACCTCCTTCAGCTCCCGCTGCGAGAGGCCGG is part of the Streptomyces sp. NBC_00250 genome and harbors:
- a CDS encoding excisionase family DNA-binding protein, producing the protein MTDRLLTVGQAAELLGTTERFPRRLIAERRIVFVKVGRHVRIPERALEEFVVAHTVQPIANRRRFAAVA
- the repSA gene encoding replication initiator protein RepSA is translated as MMTVPAASSAGFDTATLGDMLRVAGSPGFDRWKEQIHRTGGCSHPIHLTGWTLTRDKTTGETLHRYSTDTEPGARLRIACGNRRASRCPACAWTYAGDTYHLIRAGLAGDSARAIPAAVREHPRVFLTLTAPSFGPVHNRPGTRPCRCGIRHAEDDAAVGTPLDPNSYDYAAAVLFNNHAGQLWQRFTNRLRREIAATAGLSQRELKEVARISYGKVAEFQKRGAVHFHAVIRIDGPGGPDSPPPSWATTERLTDTIRAATTHAYTTVAVPAIGDHPTRRLRWGTQLDIRPVKAFGDGSDITEQAVASYIAKYATKAAETTGSLDRRVGNREALVLLGVPDHTRRLVEACFDLDPLYPDRRLLAWAHMLGFRGHFSTKSRQYSTTLGELRQTRADYRATQERAARGLDDIKPDTVLVLTSWSYAGQGHSPGEAALAASIARNIQLNRETAREALRDQLALEGAPA